A window of Aquibium oceanicum genomic DNA:
AGTGCGTGCTCGTCGTCGGCTCGATGGGATCGACAGCACTGGCGGAATACTTCGCCTACGCGCTCGGAAAGGTGCGCCGCTCTGTGCGGCTCGCAAGCTCGGGCACGGGTTCTTCCGACTGGCTGGCGATTTCCAATGCGGCCGCGGGCACGCTGGTCATCCTGATCGGATTTCCGCGCTATCAGCGCCGGACCATCGAGATCGGGCAGCACGCCAAGGCGCGCGGCGCGCGCATTCTCGCGGTCACGGACCAGGAAAGCTCGCCTCTCGCGCGCCTCGCGGACCTCGTCATCCCCGTGCCGATCAGCCTCTCGACGGTCGTCGATTCCTTCGCGGCCCCGGTCGTGCTGATCCATGGACTGGTGGTCGAATACGGCGAACGCTACCGGGCGGAGGTGCAACAGCACCTCCTCGGGTTCGAGCAGTATACCCGCGACCTGTCGGTCTGGCCCGAAACGCCGAAGCGCGACTCCGCCTTGCCGCCCGTTACGCCTGAGCCGAACCGGACCAGGCGATGATGCGGCGGATGCCCTCGTCGATGCCGATCGAAGGCTTCCAGCCGATCTGGTTGATGATCTTGTCGTTGGAGAAGTTCAGCCGGCTGGAGACCGTCGCGCGGATCTTGCCCTCGATCTTCTTGTGCTCCGGCTTCAGGTCGGAACCCATCTCCTTCAGGATGATCGCGACGAGATCGTTGAGCGACGTCGAGACGCCGGTCGCGACGTTGTAGGATTCGCCGGTGACATCGGCCTCCATCGCCATCACGTTGGCGCGCGCGATGTCATGGATGTGGATGTAGTCGTGGACCTCGCTGCCGTCATCGGGGATTACCGGCCGCTCCGACTTGCGGATGGCGTCGATCGTATCGACGATATAGGCCGAGTTCACCGCGCGGCGGTGCTGGCGCTCGCCGTAGACGGAGGAATAACGCAGCGACACGAAAGGCACGCCGTAGCGCTGCGAATAGAGGCGGCCGAGGTTTTCGCCGATGATCTTGGAGCCGCCGTAGAGCGCGGCGCCGGGCTGTTGTCCCGACCACATCCACGGCGCCTTCTCGGTGGTGACGTCCTCCTCCGTCTCGCCATAGACCGCGACCGACGAGGAGAAGATCACCTTCACCCCCGAGCGGTACCGCGCCGCCTCGCAGATGTTAAGCATGCCGGTGACGTTGACCGCGAGGCCGAGCGACGGGTTGAGCGACAGGGGCAGCGTGAGGAAGCCGGCGACGGCGAAGACGCCGGACGCGTCCTCGAAGGCATCGAAGAGTTCGTTGGTGCGCAGGATGTCGCCACGCACCAGCACGACGCGGGGATCGGACACCAGCCCGCTGACGGTGCTCTCGGTGCCGAGCGAATAGTTGTCGAACAGCACCACCTGGCGCGCGCCCGCTTCCAGCAGGTGCTGGGTGATCTCCGAGCCGATCTGGCTGAGCCCGCCCGCGATGACGAATTTGTTGCCTTCGATCCTTGCCATGACGTCCTTGCTTCGATGTTTTCAGCGAGGCCGCGCCAGAACGCAGCCACAGTTCAGTCGGTGCCGCGTCGGCCGGCTGGCCGTCACAGCATGATGTGGATGGATTTTTCTTCGGTGTAGGAGATCATCTCCTCGAGGCCCCGCTCGCGTCCGGTGCCGCTGTTCTTGTAGCCGCCATACGGCATGCCGCGGACATGTGCGCCGACGCCGTTGATCCAGACGTAGCCGTTTTCCAGCGCCCTCGCGGTCTTCATCGCCTTCGTGATGTCGTTGGTCCAGACGGCCGCCGTCAGCCCGAGGTCGACGCCGTTGGCCATCTCGATCATCTCCTCCTCGGTCGACCATTTCATGATCGACAGCACGGGTCCGAAGATTTCCTCACGGGCGATGCGCATGTCGGGGGTAACGTCGGCGAAGACCGTCGGCTCGACCCAATAGCCGGTCTCGAACTCCCTGCCCTCCGGCCGCTTGCCGCCGCACAGGAGGCGCGCACCGTCGTCGATGCCGGACGCGATGGCCGCCCTCACCTTGTCGAACTGCGCCGCCGAGTTGATCGGTCCCATCTGGCTGTCGTCGCGGAAGGGATCGCCGACGCGGATCGCACCGACGGACTTAGCCACTTCGTCGACAACCTCATCGTAGAGGTCGGCGTGCACCATCAGGCGGCTGGTGGATCCGCAGGACTGGCCCTGCCAGCCGAAATTCATGCCGCTGACGGCGGCCTTCGCGGCCTTGGCGGCGGGAGCGTCCGGATAGACGATGAAGGGGTTCTTGCCGCCGAGTTCCAGCGACACGTGCTTGACACAGACCTCCGCGGCGGTGCGCTGGATCGCCATGCCGGTGCGCGCCGAGCCGACGAAGGAGAGCCGCTTGATCCTGGGGTGCCGGACCAGCGCCTCGCCGGCCTCCTGCCCACCGGTCACCACGCTCACGATGCCGGCTGGCAGGACCTCCGCCGCCACCTCGCCGAAGATCGACGCCGACAGCGGGCTCTGCTCCGACGGCTTCAGGATGATGGCGTTGCCGGCCATGAGCGGCGCGCCGATG
This region includes:
- a CDS encoding aldehyde dehydrogenase family protein: MAASGEGLAVNVTSETRGAAKGSAFHDGRMLIGGRMVESASGRWLDSHNPANLEPIGRVPMADTADVAAAVEAALTAQKEWAAMDMNRRAALLLKFCDRLQERSDEILALEVADTGNTITPMRNDLANGLERLRYFVGIAYELKGQSVPSTAKNLHFTIREPYGVCARILAFNHPIYFALCGIGAPLMAGNAIILKPSEQSPLSASIFGEVAAEVLPAGIVSVVTGGQEAGEALVRHPRIKRLSFVGSARTGMAIQRTAAEVCVKHVSLELGGKNPFIVYPDAPAAKAAKAAVSGMNFGWQGQSCGSTSRLMVHADLYDEVVDEVAKSVGAIRVGDPFRDDSQMGPINSAAQFDKVRAAIASGIDDGARLLCGGKRPEGREFETGYWVEPTVFADVTPDMRIAREEIFGPVLSIMKWSTEEEMIEMANGVDLGLTAAVWTNDITKAMKTARALENGYVWINGVGAHVRGMPYGGYKNSGTGRERGLEEMISYTEEKSIHIML
- a CDS encoding NAD-dependent epimerase/dehydratase family protein — translated: MARIEGNKFVIAGGLSQIGSEITQHLLEAGARQVVLFDNYSLGTESTVSGLVSDPRVVLVRGDILRTNELFDAFEDASGVFAVAGFLTLPLSLNPSLGLAVNVTGMLNICEAARYRSGVKVIFSSSVAVYGETEEDVTTEKAPWMWSGQQPGAALYGGSKIIGENLGRLYSQRYGVPFVSLRYSSVYGERQHRRAVNSAYIVDTIDAIRKSERPVIPDDGSEVHDYIHIHDIARANVMAMEADVTGESYNVATGVSTSLNDLVAIILKEMGSDLKPEHKKIEGKIRATVSSRLNFSNDKIINQIGWKPSIGIDEGIRRIIAWSGSAQA
- a CDS encoding MurR/RpiR family transcriptional regulator, with product MARSGGKRTRSDPRDTFAFAPEPIRRIGETLGDLTIKQKLLARFMLQHPEKIGFLSIRDLAEQVGVSTATVSRLCSQLGYSGYDELGREVQQSLQYEMSTPARLRMLNDVADQAGDAPQTAFDRVVDMETQNLLLLRRMADRDMLLGCVEELHDAECVLVVGSMGSTALAEYFAYALGKVRRSVRLASSGTGSSDWLAISNAAAGTLVILIGFPRYQRRTIEIGQHAKARGARILAVTDQESSPLARLADLVIPVPISLSTVVDSFAAPVVLIHGLVVEYGERYRAEVQQHLLGFEQYTRDLSVWPETPKRDSALPPVTPEPNRTRR